From the genome of Ziziphus jujuba cultivar Dongzao chromosome 4, ASM3175591v1:
TAGCACCGAGCTTAGTAGCCAATTCACTTATCTGATTCTTCAACGTGCTTCTGTAGGTGGTTGGCATTTTGGATTATGGGCTTGCTAAAGTAGCTGACTTGGTGATCAAGTATGTCATTTCTCCTGCTGTAAATTATGGATCACCTGTTTCATTTGTGGAAGAATCAGTTCAGAACTCTAAGAAAACGGTGGAGGCTAGTTTAAAGATTGTTCCATCACAAGATCCTAAGGTATATGTGCCAATGTTTTCAAAAGTTTTGATTGCTTATTGTGTTTTAATGATACTTAGTTAAATAGATAAGGGTTAGAAATTTAATTAGGGGAAAAACTTTATAGGTTGCATGACGTATTAGCATGTGAAGTTAATAGTCATattgataaaatgaaaaaacagttcatagatctcctttttttttttttctttgtttttggtggGGGTTGTGGGGAGAGATGTAAAGAATTCATCGATAGGAAGTAGGGAGAGACAAAGATCCAATGTTTTTAGAGAATGTAACAAGGTAGCTGATGTACAAGCTATTGTTAGTCTGGGAACAAATTAAGTTTTAAGATTATAGAAGTACCTATGCTTTTATTAGAGGGTTCTCTGTCTATAAGAATTGGATGGAGTTACTTCTTCCAGATAAGTTTCTTTGTTGCCTTTGGCGTGATGCCCTGCTATTgtacccccaaaaaaataaaaataaaataaaataaaaaaataaaaaataaaaagaaaaaggaaaatattaacAATGCTTTTCTTAAGCCTTTTATTCTTGGGTGCATTTTGCTAAAtgtttcaatgaaaaatttctTATCCAGGTTGAAAATGTGGGTGAGACTATCTATTCTGGCGTCATTCAGGTTATAAGGTTTGTTTATAAAAGCATATGCTTTGAAAATGGTTCTTGGATTCGATGTTTTGGAAGATTGACATGGCCAAGGATTTCAGAGTTGATTATTTCTAATTTCCTTTCTAAGGTTTGTCTTTTCAACCCTCTTAACTGGagttgtgttttgttttttattagtcAAATTACCTTTACCACTATGTATGCTATAATTGGCTAGTTGCCTACAACTCATTAGTTGTGGCTGTTGGAATGTTATCTGGATAATTTAGTATGACAAagaatgtcttttttttttgttgcagtTTCCTGTTTTGTCTAACTGGTTGATTTCTTTTTTCAGGTTGTCCCTCAAGATGCTTCAAAACTTGCTGATTTTCAGAAGATAATTGAAAACACATGTGGGTTCGAGACTGcattaaaagaaattatgtttatttcaGCATCTGATGACAAGGATAATCGATTGAGTGATTATGCTGAAAATGTTGAGGTTCACTTTGCATCTAGGAAGAGAACAGAAATCTTGGCATATGCTAGAAATTTGCTTCTACAATCCAATTTTACTATTCCTCAAGTATGCTTCTTGATCTCATGTGGTTTATTTTAGAAGTTACAATTATGTATTAGATTTTAATTGATGAAATTTTACACAGATGCATAAGAGGAAAGGTACCATATCAAAGAACAATGAGAGTGCTGCTAACTCTTCTGAACATGTACAGTTGCTTTTCCTTTCTGAGAGTTGTGTTGTATCAAAAGCAGCTACTCAACTAATGGATCTTGTTCATCAAATACTCAAGGTATGCAAAATGAGAAGATTAAATTTCacttatggattttttttcagCAAATGAACAACTTTATCTTACTGTTTCAATTTTTGATTGTTGCTTGTGGCTTGAGTCGGTATCTAGTGTTAACTGAAGTTGTTCAactttttggtttggttttagAACATAAATTCTCTTTGGTTCTTCAGAATAATTCTTTTTGTGATTAATGCCATGTGCAGGATGTTTGTTTGTCATCCACCAGAGTTGCTTTAGAATTCTATCGCACTGCTAGGGATGTTTTACTTCTATATGAAGTTGTTATCCCTGTTAAGGTTAGTGCTACATAACTAACCTGCCAAAatctttcttaattttatttttaggtgAATGGTGAAAGgtttatttgtatttctattACTATACAAATTAAGAGATTATTGAGCCAACTTTTAAAAGAATGGAATGCTATGTTTGTTCTGGAGTGATATTTGTTTTACTCTTACTTCATCTATACAaatcctccccccccccccccccccccccccctctctctctctctctctctctctctctctctctctctctaaaaagcATGGATTGAATTGAATTTAGACGTGACATTAAATATTAGAAATAGTCAAGAAAGCTAGATTCCCTACGCCACACATTCGATCAGAGCCCATCTGGTCCTAAACAAGATTGATTATGAAAGAATACAAAGAAGGTAGTTGAAGAATATTCattcatttttccatttaatatttaaaaatcccaaaagtaaAATTTGTATGTTATTTCACTAAATTCTTcttttgtgattttctttcaacttaacATCCTTTTGTAGTTGTAGGATCTTGTTGCAATGTTCATTTAGTTCCCTGATTCTTTTCTCATGCTTAGAGGTTGACTGTATCGTTTATTTTTGTGCTTCAATATTCCTTTGATGTATGTGTAATTATCATGGTTGTCCTGGTGACCACCTCTTTTGAACTGTGAAGCTAGAAAGACAGCTTGATGGCATCAACCAGGCTGCTGTACTCATGCATAATGATTGCCTTTATCTATACCAGGAGATACTTGGGCTTGCATTTGAGGTATGCACTCATGATGATTCATGCTAATAAAAATATGCAGCTTTTTCCCTCTCTCCCTCCCCTGCTTCCATAATTGTTAGTACATGATGAATCCATAACACGCATAAAGGAGTTTGATTTCCTCATCCAACAAAGTAATTTTGAAAGATTGAGATCTTTTGTTAGCTTATGCACTTAGAATTATTTTCTTTCAGTATCGATCAGATTTCCCAAGCTCCATCAAGGAAcatgttgtttttgttgatatGGCTCCAAGATTTCATGTAATGGCAGAGGAGATACTGCAGAGACagattcaattaattatttataatttgaaggAGGTTAGTCATGCTGAATTGTACAGTTTGAGATTGATAATACCAtgaatttttgtaattaatatcCAGTTATGCAATTtggtttttctttcattttgttttttttctagcAGTTACTCACACATATCTTGTTATGTATTAGGCTATAGATGGGGCTGATGGATTTCAGAATACACATCAGCAGAAAGAATTTGAATCTGCAAAGTTTAGTATAGATCAGGTAGTAACTGATTTATAAAGttgatttttcttgttattCTTGTTATTTGGGGTGTGATTCttgtttttttcctctcttattGCCCAAAGTTATAGCCTTTTGACTAAACATATCTTGATCAGGTTGTTTTCATTCTGGAGAAAGTACATATCATATGGGAACCACTCTTGCTGCCTTCGATATACAGAAGAAGCATGTGCACCATCATAGAGTCAGTTTTTTCTAGAATCACCAAAGACATACTCCTTCTAGATGATATGGCAGCGGAGGAAACATTACAGGTGCAACTTATAAGCCCTTATAACAGTTTTTGAACCTTTTGATAGTTAGTGGAAACTATCTAATATGTTCTATTATGTTGATAGCTTCAAAGACTGATTCATTTGATGTTGGAAAGCCTATCTTCGTTGTTGGAGTCCTTAGATGCTCTCAAAATTGAGAAGTCACAGGACGGCAGTACTCATACTCTCAATGAACTTATACCATCTTTACTCAAGATCCGTAAACTGGCAGGCATGTTTTCCTTATGAACCTAAAATCTCTTGAATTAGTAGACCAACTACGGGCTGTCTTACAAGTTTGCTACAGCACCTCATATCCATTTGTTTTATTAACAGAATTATTAGATATGCCTCTAAAATCCATCACAACAGCTTGGGAAAGTGGAGAATTGCTCAGTTGTAATTTCACATTGCCAGAGGTAAGATTGCTACAGAATTTGGGTTCTATATAAAAAGTTGGTAATTTTTAGCTTATGAAACAGGACTTGGTTGATAGAAATATTATATCTCAGTCTGTTTATAAAGCTCCTCATGTTGTTGGCAGGTGCAAGGTTTTATCAAGGCCATTTTTGCAGATTCATCTCTGAGAAAAGAATGCTTAGGGAGATTAGAAAATGTTAGTTTTTAGAATGTTATTCAAAAGGTatgaaaagatttttttaatagagcTGATCTCGCCTTCCATCTCATGCGATATAATCAAGAAAATAGGACTAAATACAAATTCACCCCACCctagtttttgttatttattttacagcATAGTTCTTGTTTGTAAAGAAcatatattgttttgtttttcgtaATTTGCCTTATGATCGAATTTAATTTCCATAACCCTCTCGCCTTCTCTATTCTAAACtgaattgtttaatttatttgtttgtttacgtttttgagagaaaaaaagggAGATTGAGAAAGAGATGAAGCGTAAAGGAACAGAAGTGGTATATTGCAGATTCTAGACCTGAAACCTAAAAACCTCCTACTGCTAAAAAAAATTCCCGCAAaggtattaaccaaaaaaataaaaaaataaaacaacaaaaaaacaaaagatttctAATAAGATTTACGTGGCATAGATCGCTAACAAAAGAATTTCCTAGCAAGGACCTTTAGAATTGTCCCGTTCTTGGGTTTGATAATTGGGTGGGTTACTCTTTCAGGTCGAGGGGTGAGAATGGTCTTCAAGGTAGCAGAATCAAGCCTCCCAGTAACATccaatttgaaaaattcttgGTATTGTTTAACTGCAGTCTCTAAAATTGTGTCGAAGTAGTCTTCGTTGAAATGTGTAGTATAGTATTCGTGGTTGCTTAGGAATCCAAAGGCATAGAGATAGGACCTAAGCTCGCTGATGTCTTTGGCTTTGTGACCTTTGCTTAATCCTTGTAGACTAAAAGTATCCAAATTTGGAGGGTTTTTGTGATCCCCATTCGATAATATTGAATGAGCATATAAGAAGTAGTTGTATAGTAAGGACTATGACAAGCAAAGCTCTCGAGCAATATTTGTTAAAGCTTAATATGGCAGCCATAGCCAttcaaaagggaaaataaaagaaatcagAACTAGGATTGTATATGATAATGAAGATTTTTACTCTCTCattaagcttttttattttattttgtagagGATATATAATATTCCTAATCGTCATGAGACTAGGAATCCAAATAAagagactttttatttttttattttttattttttatttgtaagaaACATGGATTTCATTGAGAAGCGAAAAGATTGTTTGCATCATCTTGTAAAGACGGTGATAACCGAATAGGACCTTCATCTAAAACTCAGAAAAACTCTATAGTAATGCATTTCGAGCTATTTCCTAAGCCACTCGATTCGTTTTTCTTTGAgcaaaataaaacctaaaagtTACCATTTGAACATAAAGGAATCTTGATATATTCAACTGAAAAACAATTAACACCTAAAAAAAGGCTTTACAATCCTGAATAAGAGAAATTGCTATTTTTGAATCGCTCACTAATTCACTTCCATAATTAAACGAGACTGAAAACAAAGGAGTAAAGCTTCTTTTAAAGCCATCAGCTTAACTGATACAGGTCTGCAAAAGATGATTAACAGGTTTAGCAAAAGCAGCCATCAGCTTTCCATTGTCATCTGTAGCCATACCAACGCCCACTCTACTCTTCTCCTCCTACACAGCACCATCAAGATTTATTCTGTATTCTTCTGATCTCAAACCCGAGCACTCTCCACCTCCTGGTTATAATTTGATCATGAAACTCTAATTGTGAATCATCCATGCTGTCAAGAAGAACAAGATCTGGTTCAATTTACTAACCATTCGAATTTAATTTACCTACCCCTCTCATTCTCTATAAATTGAATtggttctttttaattatttgctttcCTTTTGAGACATAAAAGGGAGATTAAGAAAGAGATGAGGGGTAGGTGGACAAAATTGGTACATTGTACGCAGCATActttcaatttgttttattttttagaccTACATATTAAATGGCTTCtacaaaaagataataaaataaaattcaatacagAATTGTTTTTATTCAGTTTTTATtattcacataaaaaaaaaaaaaaagaagttgcaACGAAAAAAAATCAAGTGATGTTTACAAGAACGTAACTCATAttgtaaaatcttttaaaaaaaaaaccataaaatataaaacttccaaaatataaactaattataTACCCTAAAAGAAGAATTAGGagacaagaatttttttttaatttttacgtAAGAGTATCTTAATGATgaatgttattattgtttatgtggcataaaaattaatattgtttaaatttatatagcataaatttatagttgaaatgCTTTCCAATAATAACATGCAAAAgactatttatgtttatttattaattattttttaaaaaattaaacttttgataaaaattttgttcttaaagaaatttaataatatctGAAAAACCCTCAAGAAGTAGAGGGTCACCTAGAAagtgtctatttttttttttttttcttattgcaTCATCTTGGCAAGATATTTAGATAGAtccattggaaatgtttttCATAAAtgactgtttatttttctgatatggttgaaaaaaaattatagtaataaataGAACTAATAAAGATGCTTTAAGAGCTCTAAAATCATCTCAAATAATGAATATGGATTGCTATTTGTATAGTATAGAAATTGATATTGTCTAAACATCATtgtataatcaattttaaaattattctctaATGATAATGTGTATAAAAACTATTTACAgctatttgtaacaccccgtcccaaatcgcatcggaatccgtgcacgttgactaTTTACAgcttttgactcggtgggaatttcgagttgactagggtaccgtggcgaagtgcacgatgccacgagttcgtagactggtagcacgtcgaaaacggagctacggtttggaagttatggacgaaacaagttgcggtccaaactgtccaaggggtgctggagttgactttttgtttatggggaattgagctttgactcatgcatggttgtgaagtgctcgtcgatacgagttcacagactagcggcacgctcaaaacggacatccggttaaaaagttatggacgtttgaagtttaccggataccgtattattttaatatttttttttgggtcgtgaacagtgaaatgccacgtgtcagcttctgagtggtccacgtgtcatgaacagtgtcatgcagggttttaattttgaaaaaactctcggggaagagagagaaagagagagaagagagagaaagagagagaggagagagaaagagagagagagagccaccgccggccaccggattttgccactgttccggccgagttactgtacacacgcCGGACAGAAAgtttgcccacctcatttccggcaaaacctccaaatttcacggcgaacggccatcggacgcgcccggatcggacgtccgaagtttggcggcgatttttcccctccaccgccggccaccgcgaatcggcactgttccggccattttccggccacacgcgcctgacagccttgatcctctcctcaagtccggcctacccaccaaaaatcacggccatcggaccaccgacgcgccgggatcggagcgttttccggcgaggggtcgaaaatcttcaaacggtgatttctccgccgtccgacctccgttttgctcaccgtcggtcccgttggattgctctcctcacgatctacaaatctgcaaaatttcacagcaaacggccaccgtcggaaaatactgttccggtgacggttgccggtgacgtggcggcccgccggaaaatactgttccggcgagtacccgaaaattccggccagctccagtccgcagtgttcgacctcctgaacccaaatccgacttccgtttccgccaattcgcgacggtttgggagaattgcggagccgaaactcgaaaagctttccggcgagattccgaccccgtcgggttcgatcaccggaaagtaagaccgaatccgtgatcctcatcacgcgagctttgattcggtatataactcgtaacccttagatgtcgcttggtgttcgctccccgggtatccatttgggaattacccgaataaaatattaatatttttggtttgtgcactgtggttgtttaggtgcacgcgcgagtagtggagtggatcccgaggaggatcttagttgatttgcgctctccaggtgagtgacccaccttcaaaaattattttgggcaattaattatatttaattggtatttaaattgacatttaaatttatgctcatgtggtgtggtttattgtggttttattttgctttaatttatttattatacatgagcaaggtgtattttcgtagtatttgtacgtggtttttaaaattgattttccgggcataattgggttaaatattttacgaaaatatttggttatattttataaaatatgcccgcggtatttttatggttgcattttgtatttcgagaaaattgtggtttgttgttatcgctgtttcgtaccgggtgattggataaaatatgtgggatggtgttttgtgaaattttggtatacttcccacggtggtttttggaaaaacgatacggttggttgtttatgtttatttttagacgcactcatacagtattggtgttctggtgtatggtgtatggacacgtggtttagcacgcggttattatatggtttagcgtgcggttattacttcacccgtgagttgccattggaccgtgggcaggcaaggttattgttgcgcacagccgcccccctccttggccgggtgatggtttttagcagtcggtactgtcgggacgccgaagtgaccactgcaggtttctctctttaacctcccgccagtcggtgctcgggacgctgggtatcggagggcatcaccggtatatggtgtggtgcgtcaggtgtaattgtcggtgtaattgcaaataatggtttaaaccccaaaggtgttcaaaatttatttattataatttattatatttttattatatatttggggtatgtatttatgtaattgttgttgttaaattatttaatcccttggtttttgggaggtatgcacattgggttttgcgaaaagattttaaaaagggaacatttcaaacggagcgattggtgagagttttgagggaaatcattattttccaaaggttattattatttattattaattgttggtatttgttccactccttaattgttattattttattattattattaaaaggtgttccgtagttcgggttactcacggagatgattagcatctcacactcttaaattccgttcccttaggtgcaagtggtggtagacgttctttcggagcgaaccaagttttccgctgctgttgtgtttcgagaagtttctttgtactctttcatttcagtgtattatttcttttcagccttgttgtatttctgttgtttagcacttcttaaaagctctgtatactattggaatacttctgttttatttatgcactggactgttgttgctttaagaagtgctggaatttgtggaatcagtttgtagtttgtgggaggaataaggggatgtttttagaagtgtgttttcagtgcaggtaatttgtggtaagtaaatcccttaggggaggctctgtcggattttcctttggagggtccggtagggtttccctgggatcagggctgtctagggttccggggaagaaattctggacgggtcctgacagttggtatcagagcataggttcttgtaatcctaagggactgtgcattgctgtacagcccatccgtaaattccttcctttcgtaatcgtgcttaagtgtccctatttctaaactcttgtttgtttcctcagaatctactacgatgagtcggcgggacacacgtaggactcgggaacgctctgctgagagttccggaagtcgttctagccttagaaatctggtctctcaactaactagagccttagggggttcaagctctagtaatcgatctgtggatcaagctcgacgtttaggagccgtggagttcgatgggagccaaggcccagcagcagccttgaagtggctatccagcatggagaaaatcttggaagaggggatgcagtgccccgatgaagatatggtgaggatttctgggttcatgttagagggagacgcccggaagtggtggcagatggagaagacccgcagaaggcatacgtgggatcagttcaagattgccttctctactgagttttgtcctcctgcctatcgtgaggcaagaaggagagagttcgaggaactgcgacaggggaacatgacagtgaccgagtacgagaggagattccgagaactatcagaattctgcatgcacctgattcccgacgatcacacgaagaagatgaggttcatagatggattgaaagagagcatcggctacaccctttctggatcagtacatcccacctatcagtccgccagggatgcagcgctcgagctagagagacaggaggagatacgcagaccctcaaggcgcagatctttcgaaggttcgtatagcggagtacctcaacagggggcaactaaaagaagccatagttcaggctcagacaatgatgggttaagcccacgaggcagattccagaggagagatagttatcgtatgccccagccagctcgccattcgatcagtgtggatacaagctcgtaccagcagtcacgcattggttctccgcggatttgtccactttgtagggggaatcattctgggcagtgtcagatggatggtttatgctttcggtgtgggcagccaggccacataaggagggattgcccttatggtagcggcagtgtgctaggagcaggtcgacggacacagcatacgggagtatttccaggacagagttccca
Proteins encoded in this window:
- the LOC107417321 gene encoding centromere/kinetochore protein zw10 homolog isoform X2 encodes the protein MDALFDSINVRDLLSAHDLSDPTTPLSAPDLRLLIQRLESHSLQIKSKIQSYLLDHHQDFSNLFSLCNDAVSRSNRISNDVGDLLGLVSDRPIDAEIAEIVKEMNGKTREVRAKKELLELVRAIVEISDKLNGAREGLRNGRFRFAAEELREMKKVLRVSDDYDKVDDREPVVYGLLRKEWSNCFEEVVGILDYGLAKVADLVIKYVISPAVNYGSPVSFVEESVQNSKKTVEASLKIVPSQDPKVENVGETIYSGVIQVIRFVYKSICFENGSWIRCFGRLTWPRISELIISNFLSKVVPQDASKLADFQKIIENTCGFETALKEIMFISASDDKDNRLSDYAENVEVHFASRKRTEILAYARNLLLQSNFTIPQMHKRKGTISKNNESAANSSEHVQLLFLSESCVVSKAATQLMDLVHQILKDVCLSSTRVALEFYRTARDVLLLYEVVIPVKLERQLDGINQAAVLMHNDCLYLYQEILGLAFEYRSDFPSSIKEHVVFVDMAPRFHVMAEEILQRQIQLIIYNLKEAIDGADGFQNTHQQKEFESAKFSIDQVVFILEKVHIIWEPLLLPSIYRRSMCTIIESVFSRITKDILLLDDMAAEETLQLQRLIHLMLESLSSLLESLDALKIEKSQDGSTHTLNELIPSLLKIRKLAELLDMPLKSITTAWESGELLSCNFTLPEVQGFIKAIFADSSLRKECLGRLENVSF
- the LOC107417321 gene encoding centromere/kinetochore protein zw10 homolog isoform X1, which encodes MDALFDSINVRDLLSAHDLSDPTTPLSAPDLRLLIQRLESHSLQIKSKIQSYLLDHHQDFSNLFSLCNDAVSRSNRISNDVGDLLGLVSDRPIDAEIAEIVKEMNGKTREVRAKKELLELVRAIVEISDKLNGAREGLRNGRFRFAAEELREMKKVLRVSDDYDKVDDREPVVYGLLRKEWSNCFEEIQEVLLKFMENAVQFEREPNTIRVKHLLSAGGIDGIELRTVLEALDVVGILDYGLAKVADLVIKYVISPAVNYGSPVSFVEESVQNSKKTVEASLKIVPSQDPKVENVGETIYSGVIQVIRFVYKSICFENGSWIRCFGRLTWPRISELIISNFLSKVVPQDASKLADFQKIIENTCGFETALKEIMFISASDDKDNRLSDYAENVEVHFASRKRTEILAYARNLLLQSNFTIPQMHKRKGTISKNNESAANSSEHVQLLFLSESCVVSKAATQLMDLVHQILKDVCLSSTRVALEFYRTARDVLLLYEVVIPVKLERQLDGINQAAVLMHNDCLYLYQEILGLAFEYRSDFPSSIKEHVVFVDMAPRFHVMAEEILQRQIQLIIYNLKEAIDGADGFQNTHQQKEFESAKFSIDQVVFILEKVHIIWEPLLLPSIYRRSMCTIIESVFSRITKDILLLDDMAAEETLQLQRLIHLMLESLSSLLESLDALKIEKSQDGSTHTLNELIPSLLKIRKLAELLDMPLKSITTAWESGELLSCNFTLPEVQGFIKAIFADSSLRKECLGRLENVSF